The Nostoc sp. NIES-3756 DNA window ACGGTCATTCGGCGTAGCCGCTATTTAAACTTAAATATTCTGTTAGAGCAATCAGTTGTGGCAAGTAACAAAATTCTAGTTATCGATGACACTACCGTAGTCAGGGTCAAAGTACGGGAAATGTTGCCTCCTGGCAATTTTGAAGTATTAGAAGCTAAGGACGGTTTGGAAGGGATTAATCTCATCAAGCAAGAAAAACTTAGCTTGATTATGTTGGATTTTCTCCTGCCTAAATTGAGCGGCTGGGAGGTATTTCAACAAGTTCAAGCCAATCCAGAACTGAGAAAGATTCCTTTAGTAATTATGTCTGGTCGGAAGGAAGAGGTGACGGAAAAAATTACCGAACCTTTTGAGTACTTTGAATTTCTGGGTAAGCCTTTTGATCAGAAACAGCTAATCAATGCGATTAAGACGGCAATGACTAAGGCTAAATTGCCGCGTCAAGAGTTAGTAGGAGTTGGTGCTACCGCTAAGAATGGCAATGTAGCCACTGCCACTGTTACTAATGGTGGGGTAGCAACTGTTGCTCCACCTGTGGTTGTTGCACCTACTACAGTAGCCACTGCGGAAACAGACGCAGCGACGGCGGCAGAAATTCAAGCACTCAACGAGAAAGTTGCCAAAATGCAGGCAGAAATCGAAGGCTTGAAAAAACAGCTGGCACAAGTGGTCACTTTTATTAAACAAAAGGTTAAGTAGCATCGCTAACTGCTAATAACGCTATGCTGCATTAAAAATTTACGAAGTTGCAAAATTATGTAACTTTAGCTGCCAAGTGAAATTTTATTTGCTTATCAGCGCCATAAAAAATTTGATAAGAGCGATCGCTATCTGTTTTTAGTTTAAAGTTACACTTGTTTCCTCACTAGCCTACGCTTTGGCGTAGGCTAATGTTTTTTTAGTATGCTATCAAGTTAAAAATACTACATTTGAGCATAGAATCATCTAATGGTATGTATAGTGACGATGCGTCACCAAAAGCTACCAGGCTCCTAGTGAGCGGTTTTGAGCCGAAAGTGAGCATAAATAAAAAGCTAAAAAGATAAAT harbors:
- a CDS encoding response regulator — protein: MASNKILVIDDTTVVRVKVREMLPPGNFEVLEAKDGLEGINLIKQEKLSLIMLDFLLPKLSGWEVFQQVQANPELRKIPLVIMSGRKEEVTEKITEPFEYFEFLGKPFDQKQLINAIKTAMTKAKLPRQELVGVGATAKNGNVATATVTNGGVATVAPPVVVAPTTVATAETDAATAAEIQALNEKVAKMQAEIEGLKKQLAQVVTFIKQKVK